The proteins below are encoded in one region of Methylosinus sp. PW1:
- a CDS encoding DUF2460 domain-containing protein: MVDFHETRFPLDVSLNGRGGPERRTDIVALGSNREARNARWANSRRRYEAGYGVKSLAQLAAVIEFFEERRGRLFGFRWRDRADFSSARAGAISPLDQILGAGDGVHAQFQLQKTYGAGFAPYARAIAKPVVESVRIAIAGIEKTRGADFDVDATTGIVTFAPSAAPAIGAVVTSGFLFDVPARFDTDYLEIDVSSFEAGAIPKIPIIEIIP; this comes from the coding sequence ATGGTCGATTTTCACGAGACGCGCTTTCCGCTCGATGTGTCGCTGAATGGACGGGGCGGCCCGGAGCGACGGACGGATATCGTCGCGCTCGGCTCCAATCGTGAGGCGCGCAATGCGCGATGGGCGAATTCGCGTCGTCGCTATGAGGCCGGCTATGGAGTCAAATCGCTCGCGCAGCTCGCCGCGGTCATCGAATTTTTCGAGGAGCGACGCGGGCGGCTGTTCGGCTTTCGCTGGCGCGACCGCGCGGATTTTTCTTCCGCGCGTGCAGGGGCGATTTCGCCGCTCGACCAGATCCTCGGCGCCGGCGATGGCGTCCATGCGCAATTTCAGCTGCAAAAGACCTATGGCGCCGGATTCGCGCCCTACGCGCGAGCGATTGCGAAGCCTGTGGTGGAGAGCGTGCGCATAGCCATCGCCGGAATCGAGAAGACGCGCGGCGCGGATTTCGATGTCGATGCGACGACCGGAATCGTCACCTTCGCGCCCTCGGCTGCTCCAGCGATCGGCGCAGTCGTGACGTCGGGTTTCCTCTTCGATGTGCCCGCGCGCTTCGACACGGACTATCTCGAGATCGACGTGTCTTCCTTCGAGGCCGGCGCCATCCCGAAAATCCCGATTATCGAGATTATCCCTTGA
- a CDS encoding DUF2163 domain-containing protein, translated as MRSASSAMQESLDASASTLCNCWRLSRKDGAVMGFTDHDRDLVFGGVTYCAATGLSATQIEGSVGLAVGSGEVIGALQSDGLGESDLANGRYDGAGVEIWLVDWRNADNRLLVDAMTIGEVTRSEFAFRAELRSLAHLFDETRGDSYQRGCSADLGDARCKVDLSPSSFHTTGVVLAVTQDAIVAALAEDFDDDFFTGGSLSVSSGADAGVRVAVKSHRNADGNVRLGLWSRLAGGIVSGDGLALVAGCDKSAASCRSKFSNIVNFRGFPHMPGNDLVISYPSSLTPTMDGGSFFR; from the coding sequence ATGCGATCGGCTTCGTCGGCCATGCAGGAATCTCTCGACGCTTCCGCCTCCACTCTGTGCAATTGCTGGCGTCTCTCTCGCAAGGATGGCGCGGTAATGGGATTCACCGATCATGATCGTGATCTCGTGTTCGGCGGCGTGACCTATTGCGCCGCCACGGGGCTTTCCGCCACGCAGATCGAAGGAAGCGTCGGGCTGGCGGTCGGTAGCGGCGAGGTGATCGGCGCATTGCAGTCGGACGGGCTCGGCGAAAGCGATCTCGCCAATGGGCGCTATGACGGCGCTGGCGTCGAGATATGGCTCGTCGATTGGCGCAATGCGGATAATCGCCTGCTCGTCGACGCCATGACGATCGGGGAGGTGACGCGCAGCGAATTCGCGTTTCGCGCGGAATTGCGCTCGCTCGCGCATCTTTTCGATGAGACGCGCGGCGACAGCTATCAGCGGGGCTGCTCCGCCGATCTCGGCGATGCGCGTTGCAAGGTCGATCTCTCCCCCTCCTCCTTTCACACGACGGGCGTCGTGCTCGCGGTGACGCAGGACGCGATCGTCGCCGCGCTCGCGGAGGATTTCGACGATGATTTTTTTACCGGGGGCTCCTTGAGCGTCTCCAGCGGCGCCGATGCAGGGGTCCGCGTCGCAGTGAAATCGCATCGAAACGCCGACGGGAATGTGAGACTGGGGTTGTGGTCGCGGCTCGCGGGCGGGATTGTTTCGGGCGATGGCCTCGCGCTCGTCGCCGGCTGCGACAAGAGCGCGGCGAGCTGCCGATCGAAATTCTCCAATATCGTCAATTTCAGAGGCTTTCCGCATATGCCCGGCAATGATCTCGTCATTTCCTATCCGAGCTCGCTAACGCCGACCATGGACGGCGGGAGCTTTTTTCGATGA
- a CDS encoding NlpC/P60 family protein, which produces MSGIARAAIVAQARLWIGTPYRHQASLINVGCDCLGLVRGVWRAVVGPEPETAPPYSPDWAEALGEETLALAAHRHFAVVETNSFRAGDVLLFRFRDHSPAKHLGIATSATHMVHAHGGACVAEAPIGLWRKKLTGAFAFPGVMD; this is translated from the coding sequence ATGAGCGGGATCGCGCGCGCGGCGATCGTCGCCCAGGCGAGGCTCTGGATCGGCACGCCTTATCGACATCAGGCGTCGCTCATCAATGTCGGCTGCGATTGTCTCGGTCTCGTGCGCGGCGTGTGGCGGGCGGTGGTGGGGCCGGAGCCGGAGACGGCGCCGCCCTACTCGCCGGATTGGGCGGAGGCGCTCGGCGAGGAGACTTTGGCGCTCGCCGCGCATCGGCACTTCGCCGTCGTCGAGACGAATTCGTTTCGCGCGGGCGATGTGCTTTTGTTTCGCTTCCGCGATCATTCGCCGGCCAAGCATCTCGGCATAGCGACCAGCGCGACGCATATGGTGCATGCGCATGGCGGCGCGTGTGTGGCCGAGGCGCCGATCGGCTTATGGCGCAAGAAATTGACGGGCGCATTCGCCTTTCCCGGCGTGATGGATTGA